The following proteins are encoded in a genomic region of Mycolicibacterium confluentis:
- a CDS encoding Rv3235 family protein, producing MTAARSTAVTRVVDYEPEVGAEPDVPPSRPRRPAALRIVAPRPADGPSARFREAAAFADAALRTVLEVIDRRRPPTQLRPLMPTGLADTVTARARVAPAGRAAAVLRATRVQACGRCEDAFEVAATFSRHTRWHAMACRVELLGTRWQVVALHIG from the coding sequence TTGACAGCTGCACGATCGACGGCCGTCACCCGCGTCGTCGACTACGAACCAGAGGTCGGCGCCGAACCCGACGTGCCACCGTCACGGCCACGGCGTCCCGCCGCGCTGCGGATCGTCGCGCCACGGCCCGCCGACGGGCCGTCGGCGAGGTTCCGAGAGGCCGCCGCGTTCGCCGACGCCGCATTGCGCACAGTACTGGAGGTGATCGACCGCCGGCGGCCACCGACCCAGCTGCGGCCCCTGATGCCGACTGGGTTGGCCGACACCGTCACCGCGCGCGCCCGGGTCGCACCGGCCGGGCGCGCCGCGGCTGTCCTCCGCGCGACGCGGGTTCAGGCCTGCGGTCGCTGCGAGGATGCGTTCGAGGTCGCCGCGACCTTCTCGCGGCACACCCGTTGGCACGCCATGGCGTGCCGGGTGGAACTGCTCGGGACCCGATGGCAGGTCGTCGCCCTGCACATCGGGTGA
- a CDS encoding WS/DGAT/MGAT family O-acyltransferase — translation MVTRLSASDASFYQLENSATPMYVGSLSILRRPRSGLSYETLLATVEERLPQVPRYRQKVREVKLGLARPVWIDDRDFDITYHIRRSALPSPGTDAQLHDLIARIGSRPLDKSRPLWEMYLVEGLAKNRIALFTKSHQALVNGMAALEMGHVIADRTQKPPAFGEDIWIPAREPGTTSLVLGAVGDWFSGPRQQLGAVRSAVTGAVTNSGQLIDTAHRIADAARTFARGTAPSSPLNATVSRNRRFTVAGGSLEDYRQVRASYDCDVNDVVLAVIAGALRNWLLSRGEPVTPTATVRAMAPMSVYPELGADGAASAGQAISEVTPFLVDLPVGEGNAVVRLSQIAHATESHSTAASLVDARTIVTLSGFAPPTLHAMGTRVASSFPARQFNLLITNVPGAQSQMYIAGTKLLETYAVPPLLHNQVLAIGVTSYCGNLHFGINADREAMSDVDELPGLLRESLDELLDAARS, via the coding sequence ATGGTGACTAGACTGTCGGCATCGGATGCGTCGTTCTATCAGCTCGAGAACTCGGCCACGCCCATGTACGTCGGCTCACTGTCGATCCTGCGCAGGCCGCGCTCGGGGCTGAGCTACGAAACCCTGCTTGCGACAGTCGAAGAGCGGTTGCCCCAAGTGCCCCGCTACCGCCAGAAGGTCCGTGAGGTGAAGCTCGGGTTGGCCCGCCCGGTGTGGATCGACGACCGCGACTTCGACATCACCTACCACATCCGGCGTTCCGCGCTGCCGTCTCCGGGCACCGACGCCCAACTGCACGACCTGATCGCCCGCATCGGCTCCCGGCCGCTGGACAAGTCTCGGCCGCTGTGGGAGATGTACCTGGTCGAAGGGCTGGCCAAGAACCGTATCGCCCTCTTCACCAAGTCCCATCAGGCGTTGGTCAACGGCATGGCGGCACTCGAGATGGGTCACGTGATCGCCGACCGGACCCAGAAGCCGCCGGCGTTCGGGGAGGACATCTGGATCCCCGCGCGGGAACCGGGTACGACCTCATTGGTGCTGGGCGCCGTCGGCGACTGGTTCTCCGGTCCGCGCCAGCAGTTGGGCGCGGTGCGATCCGCGGTCACCGGGGCCGTCACCAACTCGGGCCAGCTGATCGACACGGCTCATCGAATCGCCGACGCGGCACGCACGTTCGCGCGTGGCACCGCCCCGAGCAGTCCGTTGAACGCCACGGTGTCGCGTAACCGCCGATTCACGGTGGCCGGCGGCAGCCTCGAGGACTACCGCCAGGTCCGGGCGAGCTACGACTGCGACGTCAACGACGTCGTGCTGGCCGTCATCGCGGGGGCCCTGCGAAACTGGCTGCTGTCGCGCGGTGAACCGGTGACACCCACGGCGACGGTCCGCGCGATGGCCCCGATGTCGGTCTATCCCGAACTCGGCGCAGACGGCGCCGCGTCCGCGGGGCAGGCGATCAGTGAGGTGACACCGTTCCTCGTCGACCTGCCGGTGGGGGAGGGCAACGCGGTGGTCCGCCTGTCGCAGATCGCGCACGCCACGGAATCCCATTCGACCGCGGCGAGTCTGGTGGACGCGCGCACCATCGTCACGCTGTCGGGGTTCGCGCCGCCCACACTGCACGCGATGGGCACACGGGTGGCCAGCAGTTTCCCGGCCAGACAGTTCAATCTGCTGATCACCAATGTGCCCGGCGCCCAGTCGCAGATGTACATCGCGGGCACCAAGCTGCTCGAGACCTACGCGGTGCCCCCGCTGCTGCACAACCAGGTGCTGGCCATCGGCGTGACGTCGTACTGCGGCAACCTGCACTTCGGCATCAACGCCGACCGAGAGGCGATGAGCGACGTCGACGAGTTGCCCGGACTGCTGCGCGAGTCGCTGGACGAACTGCTCGACGCCGCGCGATCCTGA
- the hpf gene encoding ribosome hibernation-promoting factor, HPF/YfiA family gives MSSQSVDSGQLLAERDESASSHAEVVVKGRNVEVPDHFRIYVSEKLARLERLDKTIYMFDVELDHERNRRQRKSCQHVEITARGRGPVVRGEGCADSFYAAFESATAKLEARLRRQKDRRKIHYGDKTPVSLAEATAVVPDAFVPPAESSRPSETVVDDHEPGRVVRIKEHESRPMTVDDALYEMELVGHDFFLFHDKETDKPSVVYRRHAFDYGLIRLS, from the coding sequence ATGTCAAGTCAATCCGTGGATTCAGGCCAGCTGTTGGCAGAACGCGACGAGTCCGCCTCGTCGCATGCCGAAGTGGTGGTCAAGGGCCGCAACGTCGAAGTTCCCGACCACTTCCGCATCTATGTCTCGGAAAAGCTCGCCCGCCTTGAGCGGTTGGACAAAACCATCTACATGTTCGATGTCGAACTCGACCATGAACGCAACCGCCGTCAGCGCAAGAGCTGTCAGCACGTCGAGATCACCGCGCGTGGTCGTGGCCCGGTGGTGCGTGGTGAGGGCTGCGCCGACAGCTTCTATGCCGCGTTTGAATCTGCCACGGCCAAGCTTGAGGCCCGGTTACGCCGGCAGAAGGACAGGCGCAAGATCCACTACGGGGACAAGACCCCGGTGTCGCTGGCTGAGGCCACTGCCGTTGTGCCTGACGCGTTCGTGCCCCCCGCGGAGTCGTCCCGCCCATCCGAAACGGTGGTCGACGACCACGAACCGGGTCGGGTGGTCCGCATCAAGGAGCACGAATCCCGGCCGATGACGGTCGACGACGCGCTCTATGAGATGGAACTCGTCGGCCACGATTTCTTCCTGTTCCATGACAAGGAGACCGACAAACCATCGGTCGTCTATCGCAGGCACGCGTTCGATTACGGCCTGATCCGCTTGTCCTGA
- a CDS encoding ferredoxin reductase yields the protein MAKSEIKVSANVVDTVRAQVAGAEKHPRLNLLRNVVSRITTPLLPDDYLQLANPLWSARELRGRIVEIRRETEDSATLVIKPGWGFSFDYEPGQYIGIGVLVDGRWRWRSYSLTSPALKGSRTITITVKAMPEGFLSTHLVSGVESGAIVRLAAPQGEFVMPNPAPPKVLFITAGSGITPVMSMLRTLARREQITDIEHLHSAPTEDDALFRAELAELASAHPSYRLRLRATRTEGRLDLDRLDDEVPDWRERQTWACGPEAMLADAERVWSAAGVGTRLHQEKFAVSRAAARGAGGTVTFGRTGKTATVDGATSLMDAGEQAGVRMPFGCRMGICQSCVVSLVEGHVRDLRTGDEHEPGTRIQTCVSAASGDCVVDV from the coding sequence GTGGCCAAGAGCGAGATCAAGGTCAGTGCCAACGTCGTCGACACGGTGCGGGCCCAGGTCGCGGGTGCCGAGAAGCACCCTCGCCTCAATCTGCTGCGCAACGTCGTCTCCCGCATCACCACCCCGCTGCTTCCGGACGACTACCTCCAGTTGGCCAACCCGTTGTGGTCGGCGCGTGAACTGCGCGGCCGGATCGTGGAGATCCGGCGGGAAACGGAAGACAGCGCAACGCTTGTCATCAAGCCCGGCTGGGGTTTCTCGTTCGACTACGAGCCCGGCCAGTACATCGGCATCGGTGTGCTCGTCGACGGCCGGTGGCGCTGGCGGTCGTATTCGCTGACCTCGCCGGCGCTCAAGGGTTCGCGCACCATCACCATCACGGTCAAGGCCATGCCCGAAGGCTTCCTGTCGACCCATCTGGTGTCCGGGGTCGAGTCGGGCGCCATCGTCCGGTTGGCCGCGCCCCAGGGTGAGTTCGTCATGCCCAACCCCGCGCCGCCGAAGGTCCTGTTCATCACGGCCGGGTCGGGTATCACTCCGGTGATGTCGATGCTGCGCACGCTGGCCCGCCGCGAGCAGATCACCGACATCGAGCATCTGCACTCCGCGCCCACCGAGGACGACGCGCTGTTCCGGGCGGAACTCGCCGAACTCGCCTCGGCCCATCCGAGCTACCGTTTGCGGCTGCGTGCCACGCGCACGGAGGGCCGTCTGGACTTGGACCGCCTCGACGACGAGGTGCCGGACTGGCGTGAGCGTCAGACCTGGGCTTGTGGTCCGGAGGCGATGCTGGCCGACGCCGAGCGCGTGTGGTCGGCCGCGGGCGTGGGTACCCGTCTGCATCAGGAGAAGTTCGCGGTGTCGCGGGCCGCGGCCCGCGGCGCCGGTGGCACGGTTACGTTTGGGCGCACCGGTAAGACGGCGACAGTCGATGGCGCGACGTCCCTCATGGATGCGGGGGAGCAGGCCGGAGTCCGGATGCCGTTCGGGTGCCGAATGGGCATCTGCCAGTCGTGTGTGGTCAGCCTGGTCGAGGGCCACGTACGGGATCTGCGCACAGGTGACGAGCACGAACCGGGGACGCGCATTCAGACCTGTGTGTCGGCGGCATCCGGCGACTGCGTCGTCGACGTTTAA
- the ppk2 gene encoding polyphosphate kinase 2, producing MPNDVYEAEIFRLQTEFVKLQEWVKHTGARIVVVFEGRDAAGKGGTIKRITEYLSPRVARIAALPAPTGRERGQWYFQRYVEHLPTRGEIVLFDRSWYNRAGVETVMGFCTPEERALFLHQAPMFEQMLIDDGVLLRKYWFSVSEEEQLRRFRKRLHDPVRQWKLSTMDLESVYRWEDYSRAKDEMMAHTDTVVSPWYVVESDVKKHARLNMMSHLLSTIPYHDVARPTVHLPKRPVEAAGYQRPPRDHSTYVDDHVATLLGDRE from the coding sequence ATCCCCAACGATGTCTATGAGGCCGAGATCTTCCGCCTGCAAACCGAATTCGTGAAGCTGCAGGAGTGGGTGAAGCACACCGGCGCTCGAATCGTGGTGGTGTTCGAAGGGCGGGACGCCGCGGGCAAGGGCGGCACGATCAAGCGCATCACGGAATACCTGAGCCCTCGTGTCGCGCGCATCGCGGCGCTGCCCGCACCCACCGGACGGGAACGCGGCCAGTGGTACTTCCAGCGCTACGTCGAACACCTGCCGACCCGAGGCGAGATCGTCCTGTTCGACCGCTCCTGGTACAACCGGGCCGGCGTCGAGACCGTGATGGGGTTCTGCACACCGGAGGAGCGGGCGCTGTTCCTGCATCAGGCGCCCATGTTCGAGCAGATGCTCATCGACGACGGCGTCCTGCTGCGCAAGTACTGGTTCTCGGTGTCCGAGGAGGAGCAGTTGCGCCGGTTCCGCAAGCGTCTGCACGACCCGGTGCGGCAGTGGAAGCTGTCCACGATGGACCTGGAGTCGGTGTACCGGTGGGAGGACTACTCCCGCGCCAAGGACGAGATGATGGCGCACACCGACACCGTGGTCAGCCCCTGGTACGTCGTCGAGTCCGACGTCAAGAAGCACGCGCGGCTGAACATGATGAGCCACCTGCTCTCGACGATTCCCTACCACGACGTCGCGCGGCCCACTGTGCACCTGCCGAAGCGCCCCGTGGAGGCCGCCGGTTACCAGCGGCCGCCGCGGGATCATTCCACCTATGTCGACGACCACGTGGCGACTCTGCTCGGGGATCGTGAGTAG
- a CDS encoding DUF6912 family protein, whose translation MMRVYIPATLAMLRQLVAEGELFPVGGTAFAVTPRLRESYAEGDDDELAEVAITEAALASMRLLAGDEDPADGLPLRRAVIVADVEPVKPRPDLDDAVVKVGAAVTTPDIVAVYVDNASAESAVKAAVAVIDDADLGDEDAELTVGDAQDHDLAWYASQELPFLLELL comes from the coding sequence CTGATGCGGGTCTACATCCCGGCCACGCTGGCCATGCTGCGCCAGCTCGTCGCCGAGGGAGAACTCTTTCCGGTCGGTGGGACCGCTTTCGCGGTCACCCCCAGGCTGCGCGAGTCCTACGCCGAGGGGGACGACGACGAACTCGCCGAGGTCGCGATCACCGAAGCCGCGCTGGCGTCGATGCGGCTGCTGGCCGGTGACGAGGATCCGGCGGACGGGTTGCCGCTGCGCCGCGCGGTGATCGTCGCCGACGTCGAACCGGTGAAACCGCGGCCCGACCTCGATGACGCCGTGGTGAAGGTCGGCGCGGCCGTGACGACACCGGACATCGTGGCGGTCTATGTCGACAACGCGTCCGCGGAATCCGCGGTCAAGGCCGCGGTGGCGGTCATCGACGATGCGGATCTGGGCGATGAGGACGCCGAGCTGACCGTCGGCGACGCGCAGGACCACGATCTGGCCTGGTATGCGAGCCAGGAACTTCCGTTCCTGCTGGAACTCCTGTAG
- the secA gene encoding preprotein translocase subunit SecA has protein sequence MLSKLLRLGEGRMVKRLRGVADYVNTLSGDVEKLSDGELRAKTDEFKERIDKGETLDDLLPEAFAVAREASWRVLSQRPFDVQIMGGAALHFGNVAEMKTGEGKTLTCVLPAYLNALSGKGVHVVTVNDYLARRDSEWMGRVHRFLGLDVGVILSQMTPDQRRTAYAADITYGTNNEFGFDYLRDNMAHSVQEMVQRGHNFAVVDEVDSILIDEARTPLIISGPADGASNWYAEFARLAPMMEKDVHYEVDLRKRTIGVHELGVEFVEDQLGIENLYEAANSPLVSYLNNAIKAKELFQRDKDYIVRNGEVVIVDEFTGRVLVGRRYNEGMHQAIEAKERVEIKAENQTLATITLQNYFRLYNKLSGMTGTAETEAAELHEIYKLGVVPIPTNRPMVRKDQSDLIYKTEEAKYIAVVDDVVERYEKGQPVLIGTTSVERSEYLSRQFQKRRIPHNVLNAKYHEQEANIIAEAGRRGAITVATNMAGRGTDIVLGGNVDFLADKRLRDKGLDPVETPDEYEAAWDEVLEQVKAEVEKEAEEVRAAGGLYVLGTERHESRRIDNQLRGRSGRQGDPGESRFYLSLGDELMRRFNGAALESLLTRINLPEDVPIEAKMVSRAIKSAQTQVEQQNFEIRKNVLKYDEVMNQQRKVIYKERKRILEGEDLQQQAHDMLVDVITAYVDGATAEGYSEDWDLEKLWEALRALYPVGIAHQDLLDSDAVGEPGELTREELLAALVEDAEKAYAKREAELEELAGEGAMRQLERNVLLNVIDRKWREHLYEMDYLREGIGLRAMAQRDPVVEYQREGYDMFRAMLEGLKEESVGFLFNVQVEATPQQPAVAPVAAPEGLAEFAAAAAARKGAEEQGDATPSGRHAAPSALRAKGIDDSDKAPALTYTGPSEDGNAEVQRHGSSGPQADTSGSTRKERREAARKAAKSARKN, from the coding sequence GTGCTGTCTAAGCTGCTGCGCCTTGGTGAAGGTCGCATGGTCAAACGCCTCAGAGGGGTGGCTGACTACGTCAACACCTTGTCCGGCGACGTCGAGAAGCTCTCCGACGGCGAGTTGCGTGCCAAGACCGACGAGTTCAAAGAGCGGATCGACAAGGGCGAAACCCTCGATGACCTGCTGCCCGAGGCGTTCGCGGTGGCCCGTGAGGCCTCGTGGCGCGTGCTCTCGCAGCGCCCCTTCGACGTCCAGATCATGGGCGGTGCGGCCCTGCACTTCGGCAACGTGGCGGAGATGAAGACCGGTGAGGGCAAGACGCTCACCTGTGTGCTGCCCGCCTACCTCAACGCGCTGTCCGGCAAGGGTGTGCACGTTGTCACGGTCAACGACTACCTGGCCAGGCGCGACAGCGAGTGGATGGGGCGCGTGCACCGTTTCCTCGGCCTCGACGTCGGGGTGATCCTGTCCCAGATGACGCCGGATCAGCGGCGCACGGCGTACGCGGCCGACATCACCTACGGCACCAACAACGAGTTCGGGTTCGACTATCTGCGCGACAACATGGCGCACTCGGTGCAGGAGATGGTGCAGCGCGGCCACAACTTCGCCGTCGTGGACGAGGTCGACTCCATCCTGATCGACGAGGCCCGTACCCCGTTGATCATCTCCGGCCCCGCCGACGGCGCCTCGAACTGGTACGCCGAGTTCGCCCGGTTGGCTCCGATGATGGAGAAGGACGTCCACTACGAGGTGGACCTGCGCAAACGGACCATCGGCGTGCACGAACTCGGGGTGGAGTTCGTCGAGGATCAGCTCGGTATCGAAAACCTCTACGAGGCGGCCAACTCGCCGCTGGTCAGCTACCTGAACAACGCCATCAAGGCCAAGGAGCTGTTCCAGCGTGACAAGGACTACATCGTCCGCAACGGCGAAGTGGTGATCGTCGACGAGTTCACCGGCCGTGTGCTGGTCGGCCGGCGCTACAACGAGGGCATGCACCAGGCCATCGAGGCCAAGGAACGCGTCGAGATCAAGGCCGAGAACCAGACGCTGGCGACCATCACGCTGCAGAACTACTTCCGCCTCTACAACAAGCTGTCCGGTATGACCGGCACCGCCGAGACCGAGGCCGCCGAGCTGCACGAGATCTACAAGCTGGGCGTGGTGCCGATCCCGACCAACCGACCCATGGTCCGCAAGGATCAGTCCGACCTGATCTACAAGACCGAAGAGGCCAAGTACATCGCGGTCGTCGACGACGTCGTGGAGCGGTACGAAAAGGGCCAGCCGGTCCTGATCGGCACCACCAGCGTCGAGCGGTCGGAATACCTGTCGCGGCAGTTCCAGAAGCGGCGGATCCCGCACAACGTGCTGAATGCGAAGTACCACGAGCAGGAGGCGAACATCATCGCCGAGGCCGGCAGGCGCGGCGCGATCACCGTCGCCACCAACATGGCCGGCCGCGGCACCGACATCGTGCTGGGCGGCAACGTCGACTTCCTGGCTGACAAGCGCCTGCGCGATAAGGGCCTTGATCCCGTCGAGACCCCTGACGAGTACGAGGCTGCCTGGGACGAGGTGCTCGAGCAGGTCAAGGCCGAGGTGGAGAAGGAGGCTGAGGAGGTTCGTGCCGCCGGCGGGCTGTACGTGCTCGGCACCGAGCGCCACGAGTCGCGTCGTATCGACAACCAGCTGCGCGGTCGCTCGGGCCGTCAGGGCGATCCCGGCGAGTCCCGGTTCTACCTGTCGCTGGGTGACGAGTTGATGCGCCGTTTCAATGGGGCCGCGCTGGAGTCGCTGCTGACCAGGATCAACCTGCCCGAGGATGTGCCGATCGAGGCCAAGATGGTCAGCCGGGCGATCAAGAGCGCCCAGACCCAGGTCGAGCAGCAGAACTTCGAGATTCGCAAGAACGTCCTCAAGTACGACGAGGTGATGAACCAGCAGCGCAAGGTCATCTACAAGGAGCGCAAGCGCATCCTTGAGGGTGAGGACCTGCAGCAGCAGGCGCACGACATGCTGGTCGACGTCATCACGGCCTACGTCGACGGTGCCACCGCCGAGGGCTACTCCGAGGACTGGGACCTGGAGAAGCTGTGGGAGGCGCTGCGGGCGCTCTACCCGGTCGGAATCGCCCATCAGGACCTGCTGGACTCCGACGCCGTCGGCGAACCCGGCGAGCTCACGCGCGAGGAACTGCTCGCGGCCCTTGTCGAGGACGCCGAGAAGGCCTACGCCAAGCGTGAGGCGGAACTCGAGGAACTCGCGGGCGAAGGCGCCATGCGCCAGCTTGAGCGCAACGTGCTGCTCAACGTGATCGACCGCAAGTGGCGCGAGCACCTCTACGAGATGGACTACCTGCGGGAGGGCATCGGCCTGCGGGCCATGGCCCAGCGTGACCCGGTGGTCGAGTACCAGCGCGAGGGCTATGACATGTTCCGCGCGATGCTCGAGGGGTTGAAGGAGGAGTCCGTCGGGTTCCTGTTCAACGTCCAGGTCGAGGCCACGCCGCAGCAGCCCGCCGTTGCTCCGGTCGCCGCGCCCGAGGGTCTGGCTGAGTTCGCCGCGGCAGCCGCGGCGCGCAAGGGGGCCGAGGAGCAGGGCGATGCCACGCCGAGCGGCCGTCATGCCGCACCGTCGGCTCTGCGCGCCAAGGGAATCGACGACTCCGACAAGGCGCCCGCGCTGACGTACACCGGCCCGTCCGAGGACGGCAACGCCGAGGTGCAGCGGCACGGTTCGTCGGGCCCGCAGGCAGACACGTCCGGTTCGACCCGCAAGGAACGCCGCGAAGCCGCGCGCAAGGCGGCCAAGTCGGCCCGCAAGAACTAG